The Maridesulfovibrio frigidus DSM 17176 genome has a segment encoding these proteins:
- a CDS encoding response regulator, which translates to MNILLADDEKINLLSASRLLEKSGYTVTTAINGLEVLDILKKDDFDCILMDLEMPKMDGFEATHQIRTDPSFGDKSKIPIIAMTGHSIQDKKYELDKAGIKEYVSKPFDIAILIQTIKKATSS; encoded by the coding sequence ATGAATATACTTTTAGCGGACGATGAAAAAATAAACCTGCTTTCCGCCTCACGTCTTCTTGAAAAGAGCGGATATACAGTCACGACAGCAATCAACGGGCTTGAAGTTCTAGATATCCTAAAGAAGGATGACTTCGACTGCATTCTTATGGATCTTGAAATGCCTAAGATGGATGGTTTTGAAGCCACTCATCAAATTCGAACCGACCCATCTTTCGGTGATAAATCGAAAATACCCATCATAGCCATGACAGGCCATTCCATTCAGGACAAAAAGTACGAGCTGGATAAGGCTGGTATTAAAGAATACGTCAGCAAGCCCTTCGACATAGCCATTTTAATACAGACCATAAAAAAAGCGACTTCGAGTTAA
- a CDS encoding aminoacetone oxidase family FAD-binding enzyme produces the protein MNNSEINTDYDVIILGAGASGLYCAMHAAKNGKRVLVLDHAGKAARKLRVTGGGKCNFTNLNVGPENFICSNPHFAKSALARHNQWDFIEFITEAEIAYEDRNDGELFTLDGAGQIAGLLVSKCHRLGVDTLLDRNIDSVEGRGPFTVKTGVEIFEAPSLVVALGTPTFPSVGATALGYNIADQYAHRIVYPHPGLVPLMIGGPNGKICEELSGNSLPVRISCEGQSFEGDMLFTHKGISGPAALQISSYWRKGSSVDIDLLPGQNFGDILEDYRTENIALHSFMNRYFTRRLVDILLSGEDEETPVSQLTKVRRLALSERIHCWTLKPEGTEGFSKAEVVVGGVDTNQVSSKTMESKKVPGLYFIGEVLDVTGWLGGYNLQWAWSSAFAAAEYV, from the coding sequence ATGAACAACTCCGAAATTAACACTGACTACGACGTAATTATTTTAGGCGCTGGCGCATCCGGTCTCTACTGTGCCATGCATGCAGCCAAGAATGGCAAACGTGTGCTGGTTCTGGACCATGCGGGCAAGGCTGCCCGTAAGCTCCGGGTTACCGGTGGCGGCAAATGTAACTTTACTAACTTGAATGTTGGGCCTGAGAATTTTATCTGCTCCAACCCTCATTTTGCTAAATCAGCGCTGGCTCGTCATAACCAGTGGGACTTTATAGAATTTATTACTGAAGCCGAAATCGCATACGAAGACCGTAACGACGGTGAACTTTTCACTTTGGACGGAGCGGGGCAGATTGCCGGGCTTCTCGTATCTAAATGTCACCGTTTGGGCGTAGATACCTTGCTTGACCGCAACATTGATTCCGTTGAAGGGCGCGGGCCTTTTACCGTGAAAACCGGTGTGGAGATTTTTGAAGCTCCGTCACTTGTTGTGGCACTAGGCACACCTACTTTCCCATCTGTGGGCGCAACTGCTCTCGGCTATAATATTGCTGACCAGTACGCTCACCGCATTGTTTACCCTCACCCTGGTCTTGTTCCGCTTATGATCGGTGGCCCTAACGGTAAAATTTGTGAAGAGCTTAGTGGCAATTCATTGCCTGTCCGTATTAGTTGCGAAGGGCAGAGCTTTGAAGGCGATATGCTCTTTACTCACAAAGGAATTTCCGGTCCAGCGGCATTACAGATTTCATCTTACTGGCGCAAAGGCTCCAGCGTGGATATCGATCTTTTGCCCGGTCAGAACTTTGGTGATATTTTGGAAGATTACCGCACTGAGAATATTGCTTTGCATTCTTTCATGAACAGATATTTCACACGTAGATTGGTAGACATTCTGCTTAGCGGCGAAGACGAGGAAACTCCTGTCAGTCAGCTGACCAAAGTACGCCGTCTTGCTTTATCCGAACGCATTCATTGCTGGACACTTAAGCCTGAAGGAACCGAAGGGTTTTCTAAAGCTGAGGTTGTTGTCGGCGGTGTGGATACTAATCAGGTTTCGTCTAAGACTATGGAATCAAAGAAAGTTCCGGGCCTTTACTTCATAGGTGAAGTTCTGGACGTAACAGGCTGGCTTGGTGGATATAATTTGCAGTGGGCTTGGTCTTCTGCTTTTGCTGCTGCTGAGTATGTATAG
- a CDS encoding helix-turn-helix domain-containing protein: MKGKTNQYHLSQLNPARITLARELKGFTKKQLAEKIGKTPSAVTQYESGRTRPELTTFCAIALALGVTTTFFAIQNTPEISLSSCHFRANRKTSKTAKRQALQYIKIGVSLYQRLESEGIKLPPVQIPQYELESRSGIEIENFAHAIREEWGVGTGPIPNVLNLLESKGVCVILLKEALAGLDGFSFWHEERPFIALVPNLNKGSRIQFDLAHELAHLVLHSEEDTGDLSIEREANRFAGALLAPTKSFAADCPARWNEQAFLEIKEVWHISMQAALYRARQIGKISESSFRWGMVQISKTGQRTNEKGEFTIAYPSLLNQALSLISNDLSLPAISESLGLSESDVKSLLKEQGVTNDIIASLEPSPLPSSIPIVTLR; this comes from the coding sequence ATGAAGGGAAAGACTAATCAATACCATTTATCTCAGCTAAATCCTGCAAGAATAACTCTTGCAAGAGAACTCAAAGGATTTACAAAAAAGCAATTAGCTGAAAAAATTGGTAAAACACCCTCTGCTGTAACTCAATATGAGTCTGGACGAACTCGCCCAGAACTCACTACGTTTTGTGCTATTGCCTTAGCTCTTGGAGTTACTACGACTTTTTTTGCAATTCAGAATACACCTGAAATATCTCTTTCATCTTGCCACTTTAGAGCAAACCGCAAAACATCAAAAACAGCTAAACGTCAAGCTCTCCAATATATTAAAATTGGAGTATCACTATACCAACGACTTGAAAGTGAAGGAATTAAATTACCCCCTGTTCAAATACCTCAATATGAGCTTGAAAGCAGGTCGGGAATTGAAATTGAAAATTTCGCTCACGCTATTAGAGAAGAATGGGGAGTTGGAACAGGCCCAATTCCCAACGTTTTGAATTTACTTGAAAGTAAAGGCGTATGCGTAATTCTCTTAAAAGAAGCCCTTGCGGGCTTAGACGGTTTTAGCTTTTGGCATGAAGAAAGACCCTTCATTGCATTGGTTCCGAACCTTAATAAAGGCAGCCGAATACAATTTGATTTGGCACACGAGCTCGCCCACTTAGTTCTTCATTCAGAAGAGGATACCGGCGACCTGTCCATTGAAAGAGAAGCAAACCGCTTTGCAGGAGCACTTTTAGCTCCTACAAAAAGCTTTGCAGCAGACTGCCCTGCTCGATGGAATGAGCAAGCTTTTTTGGAAATAAAAGAAGTTTGGCATATATCTATGCAGGCGGCTCTTTACCGAGCAAGGCAAATTGGGAAAATATCAGAATCTAGCTTTAGATGGGGCATGGTTCAAATATCTAAAACAGGGCAACGCACAAACGAAAAAGGCGAATTTACGATTGCTTATCCTTCGCTACTAAACCAAGCCCTGTCATTGATAAGTAACGATTTATCTCTGCCAGCAATCTCTGAGAGTCTCGGACTAAGTGAATCGGATGTAAAATCTCTTCTCAAAGAACAGGGCGTCACAAATGACATAATCGCCTCTTTGGAGCCATCCCCTTTGCCTTCTAGTATCCCAATAGTAACTTTAAGGTAA
- the ychF gene encoding redox-regulated ATPase YchF — protein MALSIGIVGLPNVGKSTLFNALTKAQNAESANYAFCTIEPNKAVVPVPDERIDKISELVKPQRTQSSTVDFIDIAGLVAGASQGEGLGNKFLGNIRETQAILHVVRCFDNDDVIHVSNSVDPIRDIDIIETELILSDVQVLDTRVERMAKQVKGDKSMGPKVEECKKLLEHLNEGNPVNTYDKLDTDIMIEMLKEFRFITEKKVIYCANVDEDGLTEDNDYVKLVMKLAEERGAAFVKISAKMEEELIGLEDDEYEDFLESYGVTESGLAKIIRTGFLTLGMISYFTAGVKEVRAWTINDGDKAPRAAAAIHTDFEKGFIRAEVIGYEDYIKHGTEAACRAAGVLRSEGKEYVFKDGDVVHFLFNV, from the coding sequence ATGGCCCTCAGTATAGGAATCGTGGGCTTGCCAAATGTCGGCAAATCCACACTTTTCAACGCCCTTACAAAAGCTCAGAACGCAGAAAGTGCAAACTACGCATTCTGTACCATCGAACCAAACAAAGCAGTCGTCCCTGTGCCGGACGAACGCATTGATAAAATTTCTGAGCTTGTTAAGCCTCAGCGCACACAAAGCTCTACTGTAGACTTCATCGACATTGCCGGCCTTGTTGCCGGAGCAAGTCAGGGTGAAGGACTCGGTAATAAATTTCTTGGTAACATCCGCGAAACACAGGCCATTCTTCATGTTGTCCGCTGTTTCGACAACGATGATGTTATCCACGTTTCCAACTCTGTCGATCCAATCCGCGACATCGATATCATTGAAACTGAGCTGATTCTTTCAGATGTTCAGGTTCTAGATACTCGTGTTGAGCGCATGGCTAAACAGGTTAAAGGCGACAAATCCATGGGTCCTAAAGTCGAGGAGTGCAAAAAACTTCTTGAGCACTTAAACGAAGGCAACCCAGTTAATACTTACGACAAACTCGACACCGATATCATGATCGAGATGCTCAAAGAGTTTCGCTTCATCACTGAGAAAAAAGTTATCTACTGTGCAAACGTCGACGAAGACGGCCTGACCGAAGATAATGATTACGTCAAATTAGTAATGAAACTTGCAGAAGAACGCGGCGCTGCGTTCGTGAAAATTTCTGCGAAGATGGAAGAAGAGCTTATCGGTCTTGAAGATGACGAATATGAAGATTTCCTTGAATCATATGGCGTAACTGAATCCGGCCTAGCCAAGATCATCCGCACAGGGTTCTTGACCCTCGGCATGATCAGCTACTTTACTGCCGGAGTAAAAGAAGTCCGCGCTTGGACCATAAACGACGGGGACAAAGCACCACGCGCCGCCGCCGCAATCCATACCGATTTCGAAAAAGGTTTCATCCGCGCAGAAGTCATCGGCTACGAAGACTACATCAAGCACGGCACAGAAGCAGCTTGCCGCGCAGCAGGTGTTCTACGCTCCGAAGGAAAAGAATACGTCTTCAAAGATGGCGACGTCGTTCACTTCCTATTCAACGTATAA